In Populus alba chromosome 1, ASM523922v2, whole genome shotgun sequence, a single window of DNA contains:
- the LOC118033724 gene encoding general transcription and DNA repair factor IIH helicase/translocase subunit XPB1 isoform X2: MGHGDKSGRPNKKFKFTTKDDYRSSMAEDDAFYPEEAGDDFRDGKKRDFSKLELKPDHANRPLWACADGRIFLETFSSLYKQAYDFLIAIAEPVCRPESMHEYNLTPHSLYAAVSVGLETETIISVLNKLSKTKLPKEMIDFIHGSTANYGKVKLVLKKNRYFIESPFPEVLKKLLKDEVIAKARIQPESSHGTEGFTISKAAGEIGTSHDGLLNEAELAAAAEEKETHSFEVDPSQVENVKQRCLPNALNYPMLEEYDFRNDTVNPDLNMELKPHAQPRPYQEKSLSKMFGNGRARSGIIVLPCGAGKSLVGVSAACRIKKSCLCLATNAVSVDQWAFQFSLWSDISQDQICRFTSDSKERFKGNAGVVVTTYNMVAFGGKRSEESEKIIEEIRNREWGLLLMDEVHVVPAHMFRKVISITKSHCKLGLTATLVREDERITDLNFLIGPKLYEANWLDLVKGGFIANVQCAEVWCPMTKEFFAEYLKKENSKKKQALYVMNPNKFRACEFLIRFHEEQRRDKIIVFADNLFALTEYAMKLHKPMIYGATSHAERTKILHAFKTSSEVNTVFLSKVGDNSIDIPEANVIIQISSHAGSRRQEAQRLGRILRAKGKLQDRMAGGKEEYNAFFYSLVSTDTQEMYYSTKRQQFLIDQGYSFKVITSLPPSDSGADLSYHSLEDQLGLLAKVLSAGDDAVGLEQLDEDADDIALHKARRYMGSMSAMSGANGMVYMEYSTGQKGGKGQIKGKPKDPSKRHYLFKRRFG; encoded by the exons atggGACACG GTGATAAAAGTGGTCGACCaaataagaaattcaaattcacaacaaag GATGATTATAGAAGCTCAATGGCTGAAGATGATGCTTTTTACCCTGAAGAAGCTGGGGATGACTTTCGCGATG GAAAAAAGAGGGATTTTAGCAAATTGGAATTGAAGCCCGATCACGCGAATCGCCCATTATGGGCTTGTGCAGATGGGCGAATTTTCCTTGAGACTTTCTCTTCTTTGTATAAGCAAGCTTATGATTTTCTCATTGCCATTGCCGAGCCTGTTTGCAG GCCCGAGTCAATGCACGAGTATAATTTGACTCCACATTCCTTGTATGCTGCGGTGTCGGTGGGTTTAGAGACTGAAAcaataatttcagttttgaataaGTTGTCGAAGACCAAGTTGCCGAAAGAGATGATTGATTTTATACATGGTTCTACTGCTAATTACGGTAAAGTAAAGCTCGTGCTTAAGAAGAATCGGTACTTCATTGAATCCCCATTTCCCGAG GTATTAAAGAAGTTGCTCAAGGATGAAGTTATTGCTAAAGCAAGGATTCAACCCGAG AGTTCACATGGAACTGAGGGATTTACAATTAGCAAAGCTGCGGGGGAAATTGGAACTAGTCATGATGGATTATTGAATGAAGCAGAATTGGCTGCTGCagcagaagaaaaagaaactcacTCATTTGAAGTTGACCCTTCACAG GTTGAAAATGTTAAGCAGCGGTGCTTGCCAAATGCTTTAAATTATCCAATGTTGGAGGAGTATGATTTCAGAAATGACACT GTCAATCCTGACCTGAATATGGAATTAAAGCCTCATGCACAACCAAGACCATATCAAGAGAAAAGCCTCAGTAAAATGTTTGGAAATG GCAGAGCAAGATCTGGCATTATTGTTCTTCCATGTGGAGCCGGAAAGTCTCTAGTTGGTGTTTCTGCAGCTTGTCGAATAAAGAAAAGTTGCCTCTGTTTAGCAACAAATGCTGTTTCTGTTGATCAATGGGCCTTTCAATTCTCGCTCTGGTCAGACATTTCACAGGATCAAATTTGTCGTTTTACATCTGACAGCAAAGAACGATTCAAGGGAAATGCTGGGGTTGTGGTGACAACATATAACATGGTTGCTTTTGGTGGAAAACGATCAGAAGAATCTGAAAAGATTATTGAAGAAATAAGAAATAGGGAGTGGGGACTTCTTCTAATGGATGAG GTCCATGTCGTTCCCGCTCATATGTTTCGTAAAGTTATCAGCATCACTAAATCTCATTGCAAACTTGGGCTTACTG CAACACTTGTGAGAGAGGATGAAAGGATTACCGATCTGAACTTCCTTATTGGTCCTAAACTATATGAAGCAAACTGGTTGGATCTAGTAAAAGGGGGTTTCATCGCAAATGTGCAGTGTGCTGAAGTATGGTGCCCAATGACGAAAGAGTTTTTCGCTGAGTatctaaagaaagaaaattcaaagaagAAGCAG GCACTTTATGTGATGAATCCTAACAAATTCAGGGCATGCGAATTTCTTATAAGATTTCATGAAGAGCAGCGTCGTGATAAGATAATTGTGTTTGCTGATAATCTTTTTGCACTCACAGAGTATGCAATGAAACTTCACAAGCCTATGATCTATGGTGCAACTAG CCATGCTGAGAGGACAAAAATTCTCCATGCGTTCAAAACTAGTAGTGAAGTAAATACCGTCTTCTTGTCTAAG GTTGGTGATAACTCGATAGATATTCCCGAGGCAAATGTGATAATCCAGATATCATCACATGCTGGTTCAAGGCGACAAGAAGCTCAACGATTGGGTCGTATTCTGAGAGCAAAG GGTAAACTTCAAGATAGAATGGCAGGAGGCAAAGAAGAGTATAATGCTTTCTTCTATTCTCTTGTATCTACTGATACACAG GAGATGTACTATTCAACCAAAAGACAACAGTTTCTGATTGATCAAGGTTATAGCTTTAAG GTGATAACAAGCTTGCCTCCATCTGATTCAGGAGCTGATTTGAGCTATCACAGTCTTGAGGATCAATTGGGACTTCTTGCGAAG GTTTTGAGTGCTGGAGATGATGCTGTTGGTTTAGAACAGCTAGACGAGGATGCAGATGACATAGCTCTTCACAAAGCCCGTCGCTATATGGGATCCATGAGTGCCATGTCAGGTGCAAACGGGATGGTCTATATGGAATACAG TACTGGGCAGAAAGGTGGGAAGGGCCAGATAAAGGGTAAGCCCAAGGACCCATCCAAGCGGCATTATTTGTTCAAAAGGCGCTTTGGCTGA
- the LOC118033724 gene encoding general transcription and DNA repair factor IIH helicase/translocase subunit XPB1 isoform X1, whose translation MGHGDKSGRPNKKFKFTTKDDYRSSMAEDDAFYPEEAGDDFRDEGKKRDFSKLELKPDHANRPLWACADGRIFLETFSSLYKQAYDFLIAIAEPVCRPESMHEYNLTPHSLYAAVSVGLETETIISVLNKLSKTKLPKEMIDFIHGSTANYGKVKLVLKKNRYFIESPFPEVLKKLLKDEVIAKARIQPESSHGTEGFTISKAAGEIGTSHDGLLNEAELAAAAEEKETHSFEVDPSQVENVKQRCLPNALNYPMLEEYDFRNDTVNPDLNMELKPHAQPRPYQEKSLSKMFGNGRARSGIIVLPCGAGKSLVGVSAACRIKKSCLCLATNAVSVDQWAFQFSLWSDISQDQICRFTSDSKERFKGNAGVVVTTYNMVAFGGKRSEESEKIIEEIRNREWGLLLMDEVHVVPAHMFRKVISITKSHCKLGLTATLVREDERITDLNFLIGPKLYEANWLDLVKGGFIANVQCAEVWCPMTKEFFAEYLKKENSKKKQALYVMNPNKFRACEFLIRFHEEQRRDKIIVFADNLFALTEYAMKLHKPMIYGATSHAERTKILHAFKTSSEVNTVFLSKVGDNSIDIPEANVIIQISSHAGSRRQEAQRLGRILRAKGKLQDRMAGGKEEYNAFFYSLVSTDTQEMYYSTKRQQFLIDQGYSFKVITSLPPSDSGADLSYHSLEDQLGLLAKVLSAGDDAVGLEQLDEDADDIALHKARRYMGSMSAMSGANGMVYMEYSTGQKGGKGQIKGKPKDPSKRHYLFKRRFG comes from the exons atggGACACG GTGATAAAAGTGGTCGACCaaataagaaattcaaattcacaacaaag GATGATTATAGAAGCTCAATGGCTGAAGATGATGCTTTTTACCCTGAAGAAGCTGGGGATGACTTTCGCGATG AAGGAAAAAAGAGGGATTTTAGCAAATTGGAATTGAAGCCCGATCACGCGAATCGCCCATTATGGGCTTGTGCAGATGGGCGAATTTTCCTTGAGACTTTCTCTTCTTTGTATAAGCAAGCTTATGATTTTCTCATTGCCATTGCCGAGCCTGTTTGCAG GCCCGAGTCAATGCACGAGTATAATTTGACTCCACATTCCTTGTATGCTGCGGTGTCGGTGGGTTTAGAGACTGAAAcaataatttcagttttgaataaGTTGTCGAAGACCAAGTTGCCGAAAGAGATGATTGATTTTATACATGGTTCTACTGCTAATTACGGTAAAGTAAAGCTCGTGCTTAAGAAGAATCGGTACTTCATTGAATCCCCATTTCCCGAG GTATTAAAGAAGTTGCTCAAGGATGAAGTTATTGCTAAAGCAAGGATTCAACCCGAG AGTTCACATGGAACTGAGGGATTTACAATTAGCAAAGCTGCGGGGGAAATTGGAACTAGTCATGATGGATTATTGAATGAAGCAGAATTGGCTGCTGCagcagaagaaaaagaaactcacTCATTTGAAGTTGACCCTTCACAG GTTGAAAATGTTAAGCAGCGGTGCTTGCCAAATGCTTTAAATTATCCAATGTTGGAGGAGTATGATTTCAGAAATGACACT GTCAATCCTGACCTGAATATGGAATTAAAGCCTCATGCACAACCAAGACCATATCAAGAGAAAAGCCTCAGTAAAATGTTTGGAAATG GCAGAGCAAGATCTGGCATTATTGTTCTTCCATGTGGAGCCGGAAAGTCTCTAGTTGGTGTTTCTGCAGCTTGTCGAATAAAGAAAAGTTGCCTCTGTTTAGCAACAAATGCTGTTTCTGTTGATCAATGGGCCTTTCAATTCTCGCTCTGGTCAGACATTTCACAGGATCAAATTTGTCGTTTTACATCTGACAGCAAAGAACGATTCAAGGGAAATGCTGGGGTTGTGGTGACAACATATAACATGGTTGCTTTTGGTGGAAAACGATCAGAAGAATCTGAAAAGATTATTGAAGAAATAAGAAATAGGGAGTGGGGACTTCTTCTAATGGATGAG GTCCATGTCGTTCCCGCTCATATGTTTCGTAAAGTTATCAGCATCACTAAATCTCATTGCAAACTTGGGCTTACTG CAACACTTGTGAGAGAGGATGAAAGGATTACCGATCTGAACTTCCTTATTGGTCCTAAACTATATGAAGCAAACTGGTTGGATCTAGTAAAAGGGGGTTTCATCGCAAATGTGCAGTGTGCTGAAGTATGGTGCCCAATGACGAAAGAGTTTTTCGCTGAGTatctaaagaaagaaaattcaaagaagAAGCAG GCACTTTATGTGATGAATCCTAACAAATTCAGGGCATGCGAATTTCTTATAAGATTTCATGAAGAGCAGCGTCGTGATAAGATAATTGTGTTTGCTGATAATCTTTTTGCACTCACAGAGTATGCAATGAAACTTCACAAGCCTATGATCTATGGTGCAACTAG CCATGCTGAGAGGACAAAAATTCTCCATGCGTTCAAAACTAGTAGTGAAGTAAATACCGTCTTCTTGTCTAAG GTTGGTGATAACTCGATAGATATTCCCGAGGCAAATGTGATAATCCAGATATCATCACATGCTGGTTCAAGGCGACAAGAAGCTCAACGATTGGGTCGTATTCTGAGAGCAAAG GGTAAACTTCAAGATAGAATGGCAGGAGGCAAAGAAGAGTATAATGCTTTCTTCTATTCTCTTGTATCTACTGATACACAG GAGATGTACTATTCAACCAAAAGACAACAGTTTCTGATTGATCAAGGTTATAGCTTTAAG GTGATAACAAGCTTGCCTCCATCTGATTCAGGAGCTGATTTGAGCTATCACAGTCTTGAGGATCAATTGGGACTTCTTGCGAAG GTTTTGAGTGCTGGAGATGATGCTGTTGGTTTAGAACAGCTAGACGAGGATGCAGATGACATAGCTCTTCACAAAGCCCGTCGCTATATGGGATCCATGAGTGCCATGTCAGGTGCAAACGGGATGGTCTATATGGAATACAG TACTGGGCAGAAAGGTGGGAAGGGCCAGATAAAGGGTAAGCCCAAGGACCCATCCAAGCGGCATTATTTGTTCAAAAGGCGCTTTGGCTGA
- the LOC118033723 gene encoding beta-adaptin-like protein C — protein MSGHDSKYFSTTKKGEIPELKEELNSQYKDKRKDAVKKVIAAMTVGKDVSSLFTDVVNCMQTENLELKKLVYLYLINYAKSQPDLAILAVNTFVKDSQDPNPLIRALAVRTMGCIRVDKITEYLCDPLQRCLKDDDPYVRKTAAICVAKLYDINAELVEDRGFLESVKDLISDNNPMVVANAVAALTEIQDNSVRPVFEITSHTLSKLLTALNECTEWGQVFILDALSRYKAADAREAENIVERVTPRLQHANCAVVLSAVKMILQQMELITSTDVVRNLCKKMAPPLVTLLSAEPEIQYVALRNINLIVQRRPTILAHEIKVFFCKYNDPIYVKMEKLEIMIKLASDRNIDQVLLEFKEYATEVDVDFVRKAVRAIGRCAIKLERAAERCISVLLELIKIKVNYVVQEAIIVIKDIFRRYPNTYESIIATLCESLDTLDEPEAKASMIWIIGEYAERIDNADELLESFLESFPEEPAQVQLQLLTATVKLFLKKPTEGPQQMIQVVLNNATVETDNPDLRDRAYIYWRLLSTDPEAAKDVVLAEKPVISDDSNLLDPSLLDELLANIATLSSVYHKPPETFVTRVKTTAQKTEDDEYAEGSEAGYPESSAHPVDGATSPPTSSSNVAYAGATQPAPAPSSSPPAAPVPDLMGDLLGMNNSSIVPVDQPSTPPGLPLPVLLPASTGQGLQISAQLIGRDGQIFYSLLFENNSQIPLDGFMIQFNKNSLGLAAAGPLQVPQLQPGTSAAILLPMVLFQNMSAGPPSSLLQVAVKNNQQPVWYFNDKISLHVFFTEDGRMERGSFLESWRSLPDSNEVSRDLPGITVNGVESTLDRLAASNMFFIAKRKHSNQDVFYFSTKIPRGVAFLIELTTVVGTPGVKCAIKTPNPEMAPLFFEAIETLLKS, from the exons ATGAGCGGTCACGATTCAAAGTATTTCTCGACGACCAAGAAGGGTGAAATCCCTGAGCTCAAAGAAGAGCTCAATTCTCAGTACAAG GATAAGAGAAAAGATGCTGTCAAGAAGGTGATTGCTGCAATGACAGTTGGGAAGGATGTATCGTCACTGTTCACAGATGTAGTGAACTGTATGCAGACAGAAAATTTGGAGCTCAAGAAGCTGgtttatttatatcttataaaTTATGCTAAAAGCCAGCCTGATTTGGCAATACTTGCAGTAAATACATTTGTGAAG GATTCACAAGATCCAAATCCCTTGATTCGAGCTTTGGCTGTGCGGACAATGGGGTGCATTCGTGTTGACAAAATCACAGAGTATCTATGTGATCCGCTTCAGAGGTGCCTTAAG GATGATGATCCTTATGTTCGCAAGACAGCAGCCATTTGTGTAGCCAAACTTTATGACATAAATGCTGAGCTTGTTGAGGATAGGGGGTTTTTGGAATCCGTCAAGGATTTGATTTCTGACAACAATCCCATGGTTGTAGCCAATGCTGTGGCAGCTCTTACAGAAATTCAAGACAATAGTGTCAGACCCGTCTTTGAGATTACTAGTCACACGCTCTCAAAGCTGCTTACTGCTCTTAATGAGTGCACAGA GTGGggccaagtttttattttggatgcACTATCCAGATACAAGGCAGCTGATGCTCGTGAGGCTGAAAATATAGTGGAACGAGTTACTCCAAGGCTACAACATGCTAATTGTGCAGTTGTACTTTCAGCTGTTAAG ATGATCCTTCAACAAATGGAACTTATAACTAGCACTGATGTGGTTCGAAATCTTTGCAAGAAGATGGCTCCTCCTCTTGTTACGTTACTCTCTGCAGAGCCGGAGATTCAGTATGTTGCTTTGCGTAACATCAACCTAATTGTACAAAGACGGCCTACAATCCTTGCCCATGAGATTAAG GTGTTTTTTTGCAAGTACAATGACCCAATTTATGTGAAGATGGAGAAGCTAGAAATCATGATAAAGCTTGCTTCAGACCGTAATATAGATCAG GTTCTACTGGAGTTCAAAGAGTATGCCACAGAAGTTGATGTAGATTTTGTTAGAAAGGCTGTCCGTGCCATTGGCCGTTGTGCGATCAAGTTAGAGAGAGCTGCCGAGCGATGTATCAGTGTTCTCCTAGAGTTGATCAAGATTAAAGTAAACTATGTGGTTCAAGAGGctatcatagttattaaagaTATCTTTAGGAGATACCCCAACAC TTATGAGTCAATCATTGCGACACTCTGTGAGAGCCTAGACACTCTAGATGAACCAGAAGCCAAG GCTTCAATGATCTGGATTATTGGTGAATATGCTGAAAGAATTGACAATGCTGATGAGCTCCTAGAGAGCTTCTTGGAGAGTTTCCCTGAAGAGCCTGCACAAGTCCAGTTGCAATTGCTGACTGCAACTGTCAAACTCTTCCTTAAGAAGCCAACTGAAGGCCCTCAACAGATGATTCAG GTTGTTTTGAATAATGCCACTGTGGAAACTGACAATCCTGATCTAAGGGATCGTGCATACATATATTGGCGTCTGCTATCAACTGATCCTGAG GCTGCTAAAGATGTTGTGTTAGCTGAGAAACCTGTGATCAGTGACGATTCAAACCTACTCGATCCATCTCTTCTAGATGAGCTTCTTGCCAACATTGCGACATTGTCGTCTGTGTATCACAAACCCCCAGAAACATTTGTAACCCGTGTGAAGACTACAGCTCAGAAAACTGAAGATGATGAATATGCTGAAGGGAGTGAAGCAGGGTATCCTGAATCATCTGCTCATCCTGTTGATGGTGCCACATCACCACCTACTAGTTCAAGTAATGTTGCATATGCCGGAGCAACACAACCAGCTCCTGCACCGTCTTCAAGTCCACCTGCTGCTCCTGTGCCGGATTTGATGGGTGATCTGTTGGGCATGAATAATAGTTCCATTGTTCCTGTTGACCAGCCCTCCACTCCTCCTGG CCTTCCTTTGCCTGTTCTACTACCAGCATCCACTGGTCAGGGTTTACAAATCAGTGCACAGCTTATAGGGCGGGATGGTCAGATATTCTACAGTTTATTGTTTGAGAACAACTCACAGATTCCCCTGGATGGATTCATGATCCAGTTTAACAAGAATTCACTCGGTCTTGCAGCTGCTGGACCTCTGCAG gTTCCGCAATTGCAACCTGGGACATCAGCGGCAATTCTGCTGCCTATGGTTTTGTTTCAGAATATGTCTGCTGGTCCTCCAAGCTCACTCTTGCAAGTTGCTGTGAAAAATAATCAACAGCCTGTATGGTATTTCAATGACAAAATCTCATTGCATGTATTCTTCACCGAGGATGGGAGGATGGAACGTGGAAGCTTTCTTGag TCATGGAGGTCCCTTCCTGATTCAAATGAGGTCTCAAGGGACTTGCCGGGCATTACGGTGAATGGTGTAGAATCTACATTGGACCGGCTTGCTGCATCAAACATGTTCTTTATAGCAAAGCGAAAGCATTCAAACCAGGATGTGTTCTACTTCTCTACTAAAATCCCTAGAGGAGTTGCCTTCTTAATCGAACTCACGACAGTTGTTGGAACCCCTGGGGTCAAGTGTGCCATCAAGACTCCAAACCCCGAGATGGCACCGCTTTTCTTTGAAGCCATTGAGACTCTCCTcaagagttga